A stretch of Plasmodium chabaudi chabaudi strain AS genome assembly, chromosome: 14 DNA encodes these proteins:
- a CDS encoding macrophage migration inhibitory factor, putative — MPCCELITNISIPDDKAQAALSEIEDAISNVLGKPTAYIMSNYDYQKNLRFAGSNEGYCFVRLTSLGGINRSNNSSLADKITKHLANHLGVKPRRVYIEFRDCSAQNFAFSGSLFG; from the exons atgcCTTGCTGTGAATTAATAACAAACATTTCTATCCCTGACGACAAAGCTCAAGCTGCATTATCCGAAATAGAAGATG cGATATCTAATGTTTTAGGAAAACCAActgcatatattatgagCAACTATGATTATCAAAAGAACCTTCGATTTGCTGGAAGCAATGAAGGATATTGCTTTGTTAGATTAACTAGCCTTGGTGGAATAAACAGATCAAATAATTCTTCATTGGCAgataaaattacaaaacATCTTGCTAATCATTTAGGTGTCAAACCAAGAAGAGTTTACATAGAATTCAGAGACTGTTCAGCTCAAAACTTTGCCTTTAGTGGTTCACTATTTGGCTAA
- a CDS encoding T-complex protein 1 subunit gamma, putative, with amino-acid sequence MMKNPGTVLVFKPNTKREEGRKTQLSNIQASRAVSEIVKTTLGPMAMLKMMLDPLGGIVITNDGNCILREVDVAHPAAKSLIELSRSQDEEVGDGTTSVVILSGELLSIAESFLKDKIHPTIIVNCYMTALNLSLKYLEEIAIEVDVNNEENLLKAIDSCLSTKFVNRYNKIVSKLSLEATQCVKVENVIGKKEIDIKRYAKVEKIPGGDIMDSYVLKGVMINKDITHPKMRRYIKNPRILLLDCTLEYKKAESQTNVEILDEHTWNQLLLQEEIEVKKLCEYIIDSRCDIVITEKGVSDLAQHFLVKKNISVIRRVRKTDLNRLERITGATIVNRCDEIVEKDIGTKCGLFEIKKIGDDYYSFFVECENPRACTILLRGATKDVLNEVERNLHDGMNVAKNIMLEGKLLYGGGCTEMRVSQHLIKQAANFDDSRKSIIESVASAFEIIPKILAQNSGVNVVKCINELRTKHEKPESEKLGIDGVTGEIIDVSSKNIWDLLSVKKQIYKSAIEAASMILRIDDVVSGIGKDDKIQKPIKNEFE; translated from the exons ATGATGAAAAATCCGGGAACAGTTTTAGTTTTCAAGCCCAACACTAAAAGAGAAGAAGGGCGGAAAACACAGTTATCTAACATACAG GCAAGTAGGGCAGTGAGTGAAATTGTCAAAACAACACTCGGTCCTATGGCAATGCTAAAAATGATGTTGGATCCATTAGGGGGTATTGTAATAACAAATGATGGTAACTGTATTTTAAGAGAAGTAGATGTAGCTCATCCAGCAGCTAAGTCATTAATTGAACTTAGTAGGTCTCAAGATGAAGAAGTTGGAGATGGTACTACTTCGGTAGTTATATTATCAGGTGAATTATTAAGTATTGCTGaatcttttttaaaagataaaatacaTCCAACTATTATAGTAAACTGTTATATGACTGCATTAAATTTaagtttaaaatatttagaaGAAATAGCAATAGAAGTAGATGTAAATAACGAAGAGAATCTTTTAAAAGCTATTGATTCATGTTTAAGTACAAAATTTGTAAAccgatataataaaatagttaGTAAGCTATCTTTGGAAGCTACACAATGTGTTAAGGTTGAAAATGTTattggaaaaaaagaaatagatATAAAACGATATGCAAAAGTCGAAAAAATACCAGGAGGTGATATTATGGATAGTTATGTATTAAAAGGAGTtatgataaataaagatataacACATCCAAAGATGAgaagatatattaaaaatccAAGAATCTTATTATTAGATTGTACattagaatataaaaaagcaGAAAGTCAAACAAATGTAGAAATATTAGATGAACATACATGGAatcaattattattacaagaAGAAATagaagtaaaaaaattatgtgaatatataattgataGTCGATGTGATATTGTTATTACTGAAAAAGGAGTCTCAGATTTAGCTCAACATTTtcttgttaaaaaaaatattagtgTTATAAGGAGAGTAAGAAAAACAGATCTTAATAGATTAGAAAGAATTACAGGTGCAACAATTGTTAATAGATGTGATGAAATAGTTGAAAAAGATATAGGAACAAAATGTGGATTatttgaaattaaaaaaataggtgatgattattattcattttttgttgaATGTGAAAATCCACGTGCAtgtacaattttattaagaGGAGCAACAAAAGATGTACTTAATGAAGTCGAAAGAAATTTACATGATGGTATGAATGTTGCAAAAAACATTATGCTTGAAggtaaattattatatggtGGTGGTTGTACTGAAATGAGAGTAAGCCAACATTTAATTAAACAAGCAGCTAATTTTGATGATTCTAGAAAAAGTATAATAGAATCTGTTGCATCTGCTTTTGAAATTATTCCCAAAATTTTGGCACAAAATAGTGGAGTTAATGTTGTTAAATGTATTAATGAATTACGAACAAAACATGAAAAACCAGAATCAGAAAAATTAGGAATTGATGGAGTAACTGGAGAAATCATAGATGTatcttcaaaaaatatatgggaTCTATTATCcgttaaaaaacaaatatataaaagtgCAATTGAAGCCGCTTCTATGATATTAAGAATTGATGATGTGGTTAGTGGAATAGGTAAAGATGACAAAATTCAAAAAcctattaaaaatgaatttgaATGA
- a CDS encoding myosin J, putative, producing the protein MSFLHMKSNETFYHSNISNIKDEGQEQLENDEEVSKDKVSLEKRDHEEIYSNSHVWYFHKNSYKKMEVIEFKKKEQLYTLKRKGKVFEKVHKDQVIRSLKNELKLDNENSVDIIQLNEVNVIQNLKNRYEKNKIYTFHASLLLAINPYKQLKNLYDVDIMNNYLCKFKNTNSSEKDDCKAHIYDIGNMAYKNMVLKRKRQTIVVSGHSGSGKTENCKFLFKYFHYIFFHKNSNNVGKIYKSMNSYVNDNSDAEEDEETKKNTSTTTTNVNIEENGDMSRYERIDKLIYINNILESMSNAKTIKNNNSSRCGRINELIFEEKKTDKDMMFNHCFSNIKILILLLEINRCITQNDGERNFHVFYQTILGLNDEDLSKRNLVRDVKVYKLLNSDVVEYKKGSTNKHDEKKNDIFEKNKQKDEKNFEYLLKGLNYIKYDKNKINHFFDIIAGIVHLGEIVPDDSNATSNTTNHESNIENPFYRYKCACDCLKIDIEDLKNLIKYKNIQVSNENIKTPRTKENSLSTLHTLIKVIYKKLFNKIINDINMTNLSDKEKKEMLNSHFYENNNSVISILDLYGFEELSCNDFEQLCINLANEKLNNYYINNEIEKEKNIYKEENILWSDLVIPSYEDTIIFIEKIFGGLDDITKLNNCGHKKVDDNFFTYLLNNENKYLDKHIYGFINNKDNQYTNKKQNIKKNKFFIKHYAGHVTYSINNWIHKNSDKIEAEIEDLINTSENVFLNEYIKDEINEKDITESRKVSNTSVGLASNNCKKNNILSVSKKYIKELDNLFTNLEKTDMYYIRCVLPNERMECNNFKKGIIYSQLKECGANEMIKIINNGLSHKILKKELIEKLKKCIAKELIYCNDNDIIYYIMRLFDEDKFFKIGKKYIFMKSHLYTQINFYMYDNNIINDNSLVDRQTKKEILRDIRTMRFKRCVTVVKIFSWINNYYIKYLTKKKIMKEKACDYMYKIYLIRRTILSVKKSLSYNVKKLNNILCKKAYQMPFNKIKNTKKKRKNVINPLISIAKKETVQHMSKETKNVNNDKIVEDKNAEKVAEDENAGKVTTKCEESNQNKNINMLYNTGENLLVCTPDNYHYVYNNLDWVIIYSKKKINFYNIFYSYEKIDKKHILNYNKIAVKKIHGVTKYEQCNEKTNELNRGCVNYENEKGSRNVLHNIDKNSYGCISQHPLYKNLIIGIDEELNTVLFAYPNVNTIRRFIKKKIKSIKKSNDNLPNTYLPQLYKSRKYSDHFFEKKINDLESMIKNEETINYVNEKMDKESNLFDDNNLNMFMHMYKNVYVLSTLDSMLSKGCSVNSHVDNYKTRENINDIIENNNKEVKKDKKCFTYLKGVNKEDYISKELYTNETFKVLKISFLSNSINYFVYLSYALIGETHYLLLTIVNLFSKPVYTYTIRIDINNIIKNDDFVEFFIKNYNQIYQNSKINIPVDIKKNENINFMKNKEYIDKFLSTIKMSIINNSHIFIHGCCILSLVEIKKFNLNSENSYIKEYEYKYLQLKFNLYCFEYFNNVYDIYMNKLSHDLKHQLIINDILRNDQKGVEKKSKLVHLNCSEKNEEHNISCMSNENSDNLFSQENENSGYSFYIFSLFSRIYLLTNKEYESNYSEVIFNYDDWKIFKLKLDGTNNMIEDDENKLCAFQGILNMNINYYYKQNYYKSHISLNSSIQATIQKYDEYFADEKHHHSTHKYVYPDVYVLRIKNGIDNNNSDDESFYYNLKNQQMLTLSTHENKKSSILKDRSCFPYSVLACTPLNHLDTILLLNYTSDKNLYSLEFVNIVNRKKKTVPIEE; encoded by the exons ATGAGTTTTCTACATATGAAAAGCAATGAAACCTTTTATCACTCCAACATATCAAACATAAAAGATGAAGGGCAAGAACAAttagaaaatgatgaagagGTATCCAAAGATAAAGTATCTTTGGAAAAGAGGGACCatgaagaaatatattcaaatagcCATGTGTGGTactttcataaaaattcatacaaaaaaatggaagTTATagagtttaaaaaaaaggaacaACTATACACCCTTAAAC GTAAAGGAAAAGTCTTTGAAAAAGTCCATAAGGATCAAGTAATACGATCCCTCAAAAATGAACTAAAATTGGATAACGAAAATAGTGTTGATATAATACAGCTAAACGAAGTAAATGttattcaaaatttaaaaaatagatacgaaaaaaacaaaatatacacatttcATGCATCGCTACTATTAGCTATTAATCCATATAAGCAATTAAAAAACCTTTATGATGTAGATATAATGAATAACTATTTAtgcaaatttaaaaatactaaTAGCAGTGAAAAAGATGACTGTAAAGCGCATATTTATGATATTGGTAATAtggcatataaaaatatggtattgaaaagaaaaagacaAACGATCGTTGTTTCAGGACATAGTGGAAGTGGTAAAACAGAAAATTGCAAATTtcttttcaaatattttcattatattttttttcataaaaattcaaataatgtcggaaaaatatataaaagcaTGAATTCATATGTGAATGATAATTCAGATGCAGAAGAAGATGAAGaaacaaagaaaaataCTTCCACGACAACCACCaatgtaaatatagaaGAAAATGGTGATATGTCAAGATATGAAAGAATTGATaaacttatttatattaataatatattagaaTCCATGAGTAATgctaaaacaataaaaaataataatagtagcCGATGTGGAAgaataaatgaattaatatttgaagaaaaaaaaacagacaAAGATATGATGTTTAATCATTGCTTCTCtaacattaaaatattaattttattattagaaaTTAATAGATGTATCACACAAAATGATGGAGAACGAAATtttcatgttttttatcaaaCAATTTTGGGTTTAAACGATGAAGACTTAAGTAAAAGAAATTTAGTTAGAGATGTTAAAGTTTATAAACTATTAAATAGTGATGTAGtggaatataaaaagggTTCTACAAATAAacatgatgaaaaaaaaaatgatatttttgaaaaaaataaacaaaaagatgaaaaaaactttgaatatttattgaaaggattaaattatataaaatatgacaaaaataaaataaaccaTTTTTTTGACATCATAGCAGGGATTGTCCATTTAGGAGAAATAGTTCCAGATGATTCAAATGCCACATCGAACACCACTAACCATGAATCAAACATTGAAAATCCTTTTTATAGATACAAATGTGCATGTGATTGCCTAAAAATCGATATTGAAGACCTTAAAAATttgattaaatataaaaatattcaagtctcaaatgaaaatataaaaacccCAAGAACTAAAGAAAACTCCTTATCTACTTTACACACCTTAATAAAAgtgatatataaaaaattatttaataagataataaatgatataaatatgacaAATTTGAGTGATAAGGAAAAGAAAGAAATGTTAAATTcccatttttatgaaaataataatagtgtTATATCAATATTAGATTTGTACGGTTTTGAAGAATTATCATGTAATGATTTTGAGCAACTATGTATTAATCTAgctaatgaaaaattaaataattattatattaataatgaaatagaaaaggaaaaaaatatttataaagaaGAAAACATATTATGGAGTGATTTAGTGATCCCTTCTTATGAAGATacaatcatttttattgaaaaaatatttggaGGGTTAGATGATATAACTAAGCTTAATAATTGTGGTCATAAAAAGGTGGatgacaatttttttacatatttgttaaataatgagaataaatatttggataaacatatatatggatttataaacaataaagataatcaatacacaaataaaaaacaaaatataaaaaaaaataaattttttatcaaacaTTACGCAGGACATGTAACATATAGTATTAATAATTggatacataaaaatagtgaTAAAATAGAGGCAGAGATTGAAGATCTTATTAACACATCAGAAAATGTTTTTCTAAATGAGTACATaaaagatgaaataaatgaaaaggaTATTACAGAATCACGTAAAGTTAGTAACACATCTGTTGGACTAGCTAGTAATAATTGTAAGAAAAACAACATACTTAGTGTtagcaaaaaatatattaaggAGTTAGATAATTTGTTCAcgaatttagaaaaaacagatatgtattatataagaTGTGTATTACCAAATGAGCGTATGgaatgtaataattttaaaaaaggaataattTATTCTCAACTTAAAGAATGTGGAGCTAACGAAAtgattaaaataataaataatggatTATCtcacaaaatattaaaaaaagagttaatcgaaaaattaaaaaaatgtatagccaaagaattaatatattgcaATGATAAcgatattatatattatattatgagACTATTTGATGAAGACaagttttttaaaattggaaaaaaatacatttttatgaaaagcCATTTGTATACGCAAATTAATTTCTATATGTATgacaataatattataaacgATAATTCACTAGTTGATAgacaaacaaaaaaagaaattttaaGAGATATAAGAACAATGCGATTTAAAAGATGTGTTACAgttgtaaaaatttttagttGGATtaacaattattatattaaatatttaacaaaaaaaaaaattatgaaagaAAAAGCTTGtgattatatgtataagatatatttaatacgGAGAACTATATTGAGTGTCAAAAAGTCGCTATCTTATAACGTTAAAAAGttaaacaatatattatgtaaaaaagcATATCAAATGCcttttaacaaaattaaaaatacaaaaaaaaaacgaaaaaatgtaataaacCCATTAATTAGTATTGCCAAGAAAGAAACTGTACAGCATATGAGTAAGGAAAccaaaaatgtaaataatgataaaatcgttgaagataaaaatgcaGAAAAGGTTGCTGAAGATGAAAATGCAGGAAAAGTCACGACGAAATGTGAAGAAAGTaaccaaaataaaaacattaacATGTTGTATAACACCGGAGAAAACCTACTTGTTTGTACTCCAGATAATTATCactatgtatataataacttAGATTGggtaattatatattcaaagaaaaaaataaatttctataacatattttatagttaTGAGAAAATAGATAAGAAacacattttaaattataacaaaattgcagttaaaaaaatacatggTGTTACAAAGTACGAACAATgtaatgaaaaaacaaatgaattaaatagAGGATGtgtaaattatgaaaatgagAAAGGTTCAAGAAATGTGTTACATAATATTGACAAAAATAGTTATGGTTGCATTAGTCAACAtcctttatataaaaatttgatcATAGGAATTGATGAAGAATTAAATACTGTTTTGTTTGCTTATCCTAATGTAAATACCATTAGAcgatttataaaaaagaaaataaaatcaataaaaaaaagtaatgaTAATTTACCAAACACATATTTACCTCAGTTATATAAAAGTAGAAAATATAGTGACCATTtctttgaaaaaaaaataaacgatTTAGAAAGTATGATAAAGAATGAAGAAACAATTAACTATGTAAATGAGAAAATGGATAAAGAGTCcaatttatttgatgataataatttaaacatgtttatgcatatgtataaaaatgtatatgtCTTAAGTACTTTAGATAGTATGTTATCTAAAGGGTGTTCAGTAAATTCACATGttgataattataaaacaagggaaaatataaatgatattatagagaataataataaagaagtgaaaaaagataaaaaatgctttacatatttaaaaggaGTAAACAAAGAGGATTATATATCAAAAGAATTATATACTAATGAAACATTTAAAGTGTTAAAGATATcctttttatcaaatagtataaattattttgtttatctaTCATATGCATTAATAGGTGAAACTCATTACTTATTGTTGACAATTGttaatttgttttcaaAGCCtgtttatacatatactaTAAGgatagatataaataatataataaaaaacgatGATTTTGTagaatttttcattaaaaattataatcagatatatcaaaatagtaagataaatattccagtagatattaaaaaaaatgaaaatatcaACTTTATGAAgaataaagaatatatagataaattCTTAAgtacaataaaaatgtctataattaataattcgcatatttttattcatggTTGTTGCATATTAAGCTTGGTagagataaaaaaatttaatttaaatagtgAGAATTCTTATATTAaagaatatgaatataaatatttacaactaaaatttaatttatattgtttcgaatattttaacaatgtatatgatatatatatgaataagtTGTCTCACGATTTAAAACATCAACtaattataaatgatatattaagaAATGATCAAAAAGgtgtagaaaaaaaaagtaaattaGTTCATTTGAACTGTTCAgaaaaaaacgaagaaCATAACATATCATGTATGAGCAATGAAAATAGTGATAATTTGTTTAGTCAGGAAAATGAGAATTCAggatattcattttatattttttcattatttagtagaatttatttattaacaaataaagaatatgaaTCAAATTATTCTGaagttatatttaattatgatgattggaaaatttttaagttaAAATTGGATGGTACCAATAATATGATTGAAGATGatgaaaacaaattatgTGCCTTCCAAggaatattaaatatgaacataaattattattataaacaaaattattataaaagcCATATTTCGTTAAATTCTTCTATTCAAGCTACAATACAAAAGTATGATGAATATTTTGCTGATGAAAAACATCATCATTCTActcataaatatgtatatcctgatgtatatgtattaagaattaaaaatggtattgacaataataattcagATGATGAAtccttttattataatttgaagAACCAACAAATGTTGACGTTATCTACccatgaaaataaaaagtctTCGATTCTCAAGGACAG GAGTTGCTTCCCCTATAGCGTCTTGGCATGCACGCCTCTGAATCACCTGGACACCATTTTGTTACTG AACTATACTAGCgacaaaaatttatattcccTGGAATTTGTCAACATTGTGAACCGAAAGAAGAAAACAGTCCCAATTGAGGAGTAA